From Carnobacterium alterfunditum DSM 5972:
AATTCAACACTATTCTTTTCGAAAATGACTTCTTGGATATGGTGGATCAATTCGATGTAATCTGTTGCTGTTGCATGATTGATGTTTACAATAAATCCTGCATGTTTCATCGAAATTTGAGCTCCACCCCATATTTTCCCTTGTAAACCAGCTTCTTGAATCAGTTTTCCAGTAAAATATCCTGTTGGGCGCTTAAAGACACTGCCACATGAAGGATATTCTAAAGGTTGTTTAGACTCTCTTAAAAAGGTGAATTCATCCATTCGTTCTTTTATATCGGCAGAATGTCCTTTTTTCAATTGAAAAACAACCTCTAAGACGATATCTTGGATCTCTTGAATGCGACTATGACGGTAACCAAATTCTAACTCTTGGTTGTCAAATGTCTTTAATTCACCTTCACGTGTCAATACTGTGACTGATTCAATGACTTCACTCACTTCACCATCATAAGCGCCAGCATTCATATAAACTGCTCCGCCAATGCTCCCAGGGATCCCGCATGCAAATTCTAACCCCGTCAGTTCAGCTTCATAAGCTGCATATGAAGTATCGATCAAACGTGCTCCACTTTGAACACTGATTCTTTTATTTTCAATAATTATCTGTTTCATCTCCGTTAATATCATGACGACTCCATGTATGCCACCGTCTTTAACGATTAGATTGCTTGCATTTCCTAAAACAGTCAATGGTAATGCTTCTTCTTTTATCCACATTACAACATCTTTAATTTCTTCTGCTGTTTTTGGAAAAACCAAGATATCCGCCGGACCGCCTGTTTTAGTATACGTATAAAGAGACAAAGGTTCATTTTCTTTTATGATCAAATTTGGGAACTGCTTCTTAATTTCTTCAATTAACATAGTATTTAATACCCTTTCGTATGAGTTGAGCTGATTGCTCCACTTTTTTATAGATTTAATATACTGTTTTATACGACAAGGTATTCCCCTTATCATACTTAGTTTACCATGCCTTACTTCTTTTTTGTAGTTTGGAACAGCTTTCGATAAAAAGATTTAGTGATTTCTTAACATAACCCACGTTCCAAAAAACAGGTCTGGGACATTTGCCCAAAACCTGTTTGCTGATCAAAACAACTCATTTACCGATCATTCAATAAATAAATCGCTTATTTTAATTTATTCAAGTAATCGTAACGTTCAAATACTTTCGACTCTGCTATCCCAACGAGAATAATACCTTCTTCTATATGGTAATCTGGGCTGAAAGAGACATCCATCCGTTTTTGACCTGTTTTTCTGATCCCAATAATGTTGATTTCATATCTTTGACGTAAATCTAAAACCTCAAATGTTTTTCCGATCCAACGAACGGGCGGTTTAAATTCGATGACTGCATAATCTTCATCCAAATCGACAATATCGGTGATGTGCCTTCTTAAAAAATTCTTAGCAACCCGAGCTCCAGCTTCTTTTTCAGGACGTATTACCTTGGTTGCACCGATTTCATAAAGGACTTCCATAAAAGATTTGTTTTTCGCTTTTGCAATGATTGAATGGATACCTAATTTTTTACAATTCATGATAGCTAAAACGCTGGCTTCTAAACTCGTACCTGTTGCAACCACTACTACATCACAATTTTCTAAACCGATTCTTTTTAGAAAATTCAAATCTGTGATATTTCCTTGTACGGCTTGGGTCACATAAGGTTCAATGCGTTCAATATTATCCAAATCTATGTCAACTGCAATAATATCACAATTGAATTCACTTAATTCTTTAGCAATTGATGATCCAAAGACTCCAAGGCCTAATACACCGATCGTTTTTACTGGCATTTCAATGTTCTCCTATCCAATTAAAATTGTTGTCTTTGCATACAATTGATCTTTTGTCTTTCTACTTTTGCGACTCAAACTCAATAATATGGTAATAGGTCCGATTCTGCCGACAAACATCAAAATCATTAACACGACGTGACTAATATGTGATAGTTCTGGCGTTAAATTCACACTAGCACCCACTGTCCCCAAAGCAGACACTGCTTCAAACAGTAAAAACAAGAACGGTTGATCTTCTACTAGCATTAATACACTGACACCAGCTAATAAAAAACAAGTAAAGGTTACAACAACCACGATCGCGCGACGGACAGTTTCAAATGGGATCGTATGATGAGCGTAGTTGACATGTTTTTGCCCTTTAATTTCACTTACGATCAACAACGCTATTAGTGCAAAAGTCGTAGTCTTGATCCCACCTGCTGCTCCACCGGGAGATCCGCCGATAAACATTGCACCTATGAAAAATAATAATGAAAAAGGTTCTACTAGTTCATAATCAAGTGTAGCAAATCCCGCTGTTCTCATTGTTACAGTTTGGAAAAAGGAAGCTAATAGTTTTTGCCCAACTGTGAAACTCCCAATCGAATTAGGATTATTCCATTCAACTAGTAAAAAGACCACTGTTCCGATAACAATCAAAGCCACTGTCATATTGATAGCTAATCGAGTATGAGTTTTCAACTTGCGATACAATCGTTTCAACCCGCCTCTAGCCTTGTTCTTTAAAATAGATTGGACATTATACGTAACGTCAAACCAAACTGAAAAACCGATACCACCCAGAATAATCAAAGTAGTCACCACTAAATTCACTAATGGATCATGAACGTACTCTTGCAAACTTTGCGTACCAATATTATCAAAGCCCGCATTACAAAAAGCTGAGACGGCTAAAAATAAAGAGACAAACAGCCCACTAGCTAACCCAAAATCTGGTACAAATCTAAAAGCTAACAAGAACATCCCTACTCCTTCAATCACAAAAGTGTATCTAAGGATAGATGTTAAATATGTCTTGAAATCACCTAATTCATCACGGTTAAGGGCTTCTTTGACCGCTATCGTATTTGAATAACGCATCTTTTTACCCATTCTCATAATTAGTGTAGCAAGTATGGTCATTAATCCTAGTCCGCCTATCTGCATGAGAATGATACAAATAATTTGACCAAAAAGAGTAAACGATGTTGCAATAGGTAATGTGGATAAGCCTGTTACACAAACCAAGGAGACGGCTGTAAATAAATTGTCGAAGTAAGTTGTTTCTGAAGTTTCAAGATTACTTATAGGAAGTGATAATAAAACTGATCCTATAACGATCACAAATATAAAGCTAATAGCAATTTTTGCAGCCGGAGGAATACTCCTGAGCTTTTTTGAAAACATTTTTTCTCCTCTTTCTTTCATTTTCATATACGAATGTATTATAATCTTTAATACATAAAAGTAAAGCCCTATTCCGTTTATGAAAAAATGCCCATTGATTTTATTTGTCGTTGCTGTTTTTTTGTTCGTATTCGTCTACAATCAGCTGGCAAATACGGTGGCTCTCTAAAGAGGATCCCATACTGACAGGATTTTCTTTGCTTTGGAATCCGTCTATTGCTGAACGAATCAATGGAGCAAAACCTCTCTTTTCAAGCGTTTGCTCCCAGTCTCCGAATGTAAAGACTTGTTTTTGTCCAGCCGTTTCAACTTCATAATCGGTTAAATTCATTACACGATGGGTCCCTGTTAGAGACTGCACTTCAACCGATTCAGCATTGGCCCCTGAAACGTAATTCATCGTCGCAATGCACTCGGTATGTTCTGTTGTTAAGTGTAATACGCACGTTTTCAAATCGCCGTTTTCTTCTTTTATATTAAAATGAGTTTTGATAACAGGTTCGTCTAATAAAAATATTGCCGTATCAACGACATGGATAAATAGATCATAAATAGCATACTTTACGTTCCCTAAACTATTAGGTTTAGTTTTTTGGATCAAAATCATATTTTTGTTTGGAACTTCTTTCACCTTTTGAATCATTGGAGCGAAACGTCGATTAAAACCTGTGATAAGTAAAACATTTTTTTCATTCGCTAGATCCATTAATGCTTTCACTTCGTCAATATTTTCGCTGATTGGTTTATCTACATAGACATGGATGCCTTTTTCAATGCATTGTCTGATAAGAGCTTCATGAGTGTGAGTAGCGGTATGTATAAAAACAGCTTCAATACCACTGCTGAGTAACCCTTCTATAGAAGAATATAAATTTTTGATGCGGTATTTTTTGCCAATTTTAGTTAATTTTTCTTGATCTCGCGTGAATAAATGCCAGTCTATTTCCTTATCTATTGCCATCATTACTGGAAGATAAGCTTTTTGAGAAATATTTCCTAACCCAATGATCCCTATTTTCATTATTCGTACCCTCTTTCTTCTTCATTTTCATTTTCACCTCATATCCTATCATATTTCACATCACTTTGCCTTTTTATATGCATGAGAGTTTACTATTTATTTTAGTTTTGTACAATAAGGATAGGCTGATAATTTAGGAGGAAACAACTAATGAAATTTATCTCATGGAACGTCAATGGCTTACGAGCAATCATTAAAAAAGGGTTTATGGAAATTTTTGAAGAATTAGATGCTGACTTCTTTTGCTTGCAAGAAACTAAGCTCCAAGAAGGCCAGATAGAGTTTGAATTACCCGGATACTATACTTACTGGAATTATGCAGAAAAAAAGGGGTATGCAGGAACAGCAATTTTTACCAAGCATGAAGCTTTATCTGTAGTAACCGGTATTGGAAAGCCTGAACATGATCAAGAAGGACGAGTCATCACTTTAACCTACCCTAATTACTATGTTGTCAATTGTTATACCCCTAACTCTCAAAGTGAATTGAAACGTTTGGCTTATAGGATGCAGTGGGAAGATGACTTTTTGGCATATCTAAAAATGTTAGACTCTGAAAAGCCAGTGATTCTCTGTGGCGATTTAAATGTAGCTCATAAAAATATCGATTTAAAAAATTGGAAAACAAATCAACAAAATGCCGGGTTCAGTGAAGAAGAACGCATGAAATTTTCTACTTTATTAGATAATGGCTTTATTGACACCTTCCGTTACTTTCACCCCGATTTAGAAGGTGCTTATACTTGGTGGAACTACCGCTTTAACGCCCGTAAAACGAATGCCGGTTGGCGAATCGATTATTTTTGTGTTTCTAAACGCCTACAAGATCAATTACAAGAAGCCAACATTCTTAAAGATATCGTTGGATCAGATCACTGTCCAGTAGAACTGACTTTAAAAGATTTAGTTTAAAGTCAGTTCTACTTTGCTAGTTTTAACTACCATTGCAACAAAAAATAATTTTTGTTGCAAAATCATCTTCAACATTATATAATATTGAAGATGAAATCAATAATTTTTCATAAGGGAGTAACTGGCAGCAACAGCTGTGGCAACGTCACCAACAAGTAGATTTGCAATGATCTTCTGGTGTTGTCTTAAATAGTGAGACTTATGCACATTGTTCTCTATAAGGGACAATTTTGCATAAGTCTCTTTTTTTATCAACTTTACTAACTATCAATTAAAGGAGGATATTAAGTGAATAAAAACAAGCTTAGCTAATGATTCTAGTAACGGTTTACGATAATCATTTCCAATTAATAAAACTTGTTTGATGCGCATGTATATGCTACTATTTTTGACAAATGTATTATTTTTTATTTCTTTTTAACAACCGATTTTATCAGCAAATGATTATTTGTGAGTAAAACGGCTAATCTTTTTATGAGAGGGTGTATCACTTGGAAAATTATCAAAAAGACCAAAAAACAATATTAAAAGAATTACAGACTTCACCTGAAGGATTACAGGAAGCCGAGGTCAAAAAGCGCCAAGAACGTGATGGCTTGAATGAATTAAAACAAAAAGAAAAAGACTCCGTTCTTAAATTATTTTTAACAACTTTTAAAGATGCAATGGTTATCGTATTACTGATCGTAGCAGTCATCCAAATGGCCTTAGGTTCAGTAGTAGAATCACTGATTATTTTTGCCGTTTTAATGATCAACTCTGTCATCAGTGTTATCCAAACAAAGAAAGCTGAAAGCTCTCTTGATGCCTTATCCAGTCTTTCGGCTCCCGAATCAAAAGTGATTCGAAACGGGATCAAAATCACGATCCCCGCAAAGGAACTGGTTGTAGGAGATATCGTGATTTTAGATGCTGGCGACTATGTCCCAGCTGATGGACGATTGTTAGAAGCTGGATCACTTCAAATCAATGAAGGAATGCTAACTGGTGAATCTGTTCCGGCAGACAAAGATATTGCTATTGTTGAAAAAGAAGTACCCGTCGGTGATCGTTCAAATATGGTTCATAGTGGAACCTTAGTAACTTATGGTCGCGGATTAGTTATTATCACAGGTACAGGTAACAACACTGAAATTGGTAAAGT
This genomic window contains:
- a CDS encoding Gfo/Idh/MocA family protein — its product is MKIGIIGLGNISQKAYLPVMMAIDKEIDWHLFTRDQEKLTKIGKKYRIKNLYSSIEGLLSSGIEAVFIHTATHTHEALIRQCIEKGIHVYVDKPISENIDEVKALMDLANEKNVLLITGFNRRFAPMIQKVKEVPNKNMILIQKTKPNSLGNVKYAIYDLFIHVVDTAIFLLDEPVIKTHFNIKEENGDLKTCVLHLTTEHTECIATMNYVSGANAESVEVQSLTGTHRVMNLTDYEVETAGQKQVFTFGDWEQTLEKRGFAPLIRSAIDGFQSKENPVSMGSSLESHRICQLIVDEYEQKNSNDK
- a CDS encoding TrkH family potassium uptake protein, whose product is MFSKKLRSIPPAAKIAISFIFVIVIGSVLLSLPISNLETSETTYFDNLFTAVSLVCVTGLSTLPIATSFTLFGQIICIILMQIGGLGLMTILATLIMRMGKKMRYSNTIAVKEALNRDELGDFKTYLTSILRYTFVIEGVGMFLLAFRFVPDFGLASGLFVSLFLAVSAFCNAGFDNIGTQSLQEYVHDPLVNLVVTTLIILGGIGFSVWFDVTYNVQSILKNKARGGLKRLYRKLKTHTRLAINMTVALIVIGTVVFLLVEWNNPNSIGSFTVGQKLLASFFQTVTMRTAGFATLDYELVEPFSLLFFIGAMFIGGSPGGAAGGIKTTTFALIALLIVSEIKGQKHVNYAHHTIPFETVRRAIVVVVTFTCFLLAGVSVLMLVEDQPFLFLLFEAVSALGTVGASVNLTPELSHISHVVLMILMFVGRIGPITILLSLSRKSRKTKDQLYAKTTILIG
- a CDS encoding potassium channel family protein, with translation MPVKTIGVLGLGVFGSSIAKELSEFNCDIIAVDIDLDNIERIEPYVTQAVQGNITDLNFLKRIGLENCDVVVVATGTSLEASVLAIMNCKKLGIHSIIAKAKNKSFMEVLYEIGATKVIRPEKEAGARVAKNFLRRHITDIVDLDEDYAVIEFKPPVRWIGKTFEVLDLRQRYEINIIGIRKTGQKRMDVSFSPDYHIEEGIILVGIAESKVFERYDYLNKLK
- a CDS encoding exodeoxyribonuclease III translates to MKFISWNVNGLRAIIKKGFMEIFEELDADFFCLQETKLQEGQIEFELPGYYTYWNYAEKKGYAGTAIFTKHEALSVVTGIGKPEHDQEGRVITLTYPNYYVVNCYTPNSQSELKRLAYRMQWEDDFLAYLKMLDSEKPVILCGDLNVAHKNIDLKNWKTNQQNAGFSEEERMKFSTLLDNGFIDTFRYFHPDLEGAYTWWNYRFNARKTNAGWRIDYFCVSKRLQDQLQEANILKDIVGSDHCPVELTLKDLV
- the murB gene encoding UDP-N-acetylmuramate dehydrogenase, which translates into the protein MLIEEIKKQFPNLIIKENEPLSLYTYTKTGGPADILVFPKTAEEIKDVVMWIKEEALPLTVLGNASNLIVKDGGIHGVVMILTEMKQIIIENKRISVQSGARLIDTSYAAYEAELTGLEFACGIPGSIGGAVYMNAGAYDGEVSEVIESVTVLTREGELKTFDNQELEFGYRHSRIQEIQDIVLEVVFQLKKGHSADIKERMDEFTFLRESKQPLEYPSCGSVFKRPTGYFTGKLIQEAGLQGKIWGGAQISMKHAGFIVNINHATATDYIELIHHIQEVIFEKNSVELITEVRIIGEE